From Coffea arabica cultivar ET-39 chromosome 9c, Coffea Arabica ET-39 HiFi, whole genome shotgun sequence, one genomic window encodes:
- the LOC113707853 gene encoding probable purine permease 10 isoform X2 gives MEDAAQEKQIHVTIQGAAQESKFTESAGKAIGNQQSSVPLLNQHKRWLLMALFALLVLFGQSAATLLGRLYYVKGGNSKWLSAFLQVAGFPILLPFLYNTKNRKNNSTEQTKPPSPIVLGSIYMVLGTLLAAVGMLCSVGLLYLPVSTFSLINATQLGFNALFSFFLNSQKFTPFIVNSLVLLTTSSALLVLQNDDSSGSSKSSKGKYIIGFICTLLAAALCSLILSLTQFAINKILKRQRVKELFDFLIYESLVASCILLIGLFASGEWKTLTAEMNKFALGKTSYTMTLMWIAVCWQIFSIGIVGLILKVSSLFANVISTLGLPIVPILAVFMFKDKMSGVKAVAMLLAIWGFISYIYQHYLDDLESKSRKKDVSSNEISLIQN, from the exons ATGGAGGATGCAGCTCAAGAAAAGCAAATACATGTCACGA TTCAGGGAGCTGCTCAAGAATCAAAATTTACTGAAAGTGCGGGAAAGGCCATTGGCAACCAACAGTCATCTGTTCCTTTGCTTAACCAACACAAGAGATGGCTTCTAATGGCCTTATTTGCCCTTCTTGTGCTCTTTGGCCAGTCAGCTGCTACACTCCTGGGAAGGTTGTATTATGTAAAGGGTGGAAATAGCAAATGGTTATCGGCATTTTTACAAGTTGCTGGATTTCCAATCCTCCTGCCATTCCTATATAAcacaaaaaacagaaaaaacaacTCAACTGAACAAACAAAGCCACCATCTCCTATAGTCCTCGGATCAATATATATGGTTCTTGGCACTTTGCTAGCAGCCGTAGGGATGTTATGTTCAGTAGGCCTCTTATATCTTCCTGTATCCACTTTTTCGCTCATCAATGCAACTCAGTTAGGCTTCAAtgctttgttttccttctttctcaATTCGCAAAAGTTCACTCCTTTCATAGTCAACTCATTGGTACTTCTGACCACTTCCTCTGCCCTCCTTGTGCTTCAAAATGATGACTCCTCGGGCTCCTCAAAATCCTCCAAAGGGAAATATATTATAGGATTCATATGTACCCTATTAGCAGCAGCACTTTGCTCATTGATACTATCTCTAACACAATTTGCAATCAACAAGATTCTGAAAAGGCAAAGAGTTAAGGAGCTTTTCGATTTCTTGATTTACGAATCGCTTGTAGCAAGTTGTATCCTGTTGATCGGCCTTTTCGCTAGTGGAGAGTGGAAGACCCTTACAGCAGAGATGAACAAATTTGCACTAGGCAAGACATCCTATACAATGACTTTGATGTGGATAGCAGTGTGCTGGCAAATTTTCTCCATTGGGATAGTGGGGTTGATTTTGAAGGTCTCTTCACTCTTTGCTAATGTCATCAGTACACTGGGGTTGCCAATTGTACCAATTTTAGCTGTATTCATGTTCAAGGACAAGATGAGCGGAGTAAAGGCAGTAGCGATGTTGCTTGCCATATGGGGATTCATATCCTACATTTATCAGCATTATCTTGATGATTTGGAGTCCAAGTCCAGAAAAAAAGATGTCAGTAGCAATGAGATTTCCCTCATTCAGAACTAA
- the LOC113707853 gene encoding probable purine permease 10 isoform X1 has translation MQLKKSKYMSRVSLQVQGAAQESKFTESAGKAIGNQQSSVPLLNQHKRWLLMALFALLVLFGQSAATLLGRLYYVKGGNSKWLSAFLQVAGFPILLPFLYNTKNRKNNSTEQTKPPSPIVLGSIYMVLGTLLAAVGMLCSVGLLYLPVSTFSLINATQLGFNALFSFFLNSQKFTPFIVNSLVLLTTSSALLVLQNDDSSGSSKSSKGKYIIGFICTLLAAALCSLILSLTQFAINKILKRQRVKELFDFLIYESLVASCILLIGLFASGEWKTLTAEMNKFALGKTSYTMTLMWIAVCWQIFSIGIVGLILKVSSLFANVISTLGLPIVPILAVFMFKDKMSGVKAVAMLLAIWGFISYIYQHYLDDLESKSRKKDVSSNEISLIQN, from the exons ATGCAGCTCAAGAAAAGCAAATACATGTCACGAGTAAGTCTTCAAG TTCAGGGAGCTGCTCAAGAATCAAAATTTACTGAAAGTGCGGGAAAGGCCATTGGCAACCAACAGTCATCTGTTCCTTTGCTTAACCAACACAAGAGATGGCTTCTAATGGCCTTATTTGCCCTTCTTGTGCTCTTTGGCCAGTCAGCTGCTACACTCCTGGGAAGGTTGTATTATGTAAAGGGTGGAAATAGCAAATGGTTATCGGCATTTTTACAAGTTGCTGGATTTCCAATCCTCCTGCCATTCCTATATAAcacaaaaaacagaaaaaacaacTCAACTGAACAAACAAAGCCACCATCTCCTATAGTCCTCGGATCAATATATATGGTTCTTGGCACTTTGCTAGCAGCCGTAGGGATGTTATGTTCAGTAGGCCTCTTATATCTTCCTGTATCCACTTTTTCGCTCATCAATGCAACTCAGTTAGGCTTCAAtgctttgttttccttctttctcaATTCGCAAAAGTTCACTCCTTTCATAGTCAACTCATTGGTACTTCTGACCACTTCCTCTGCCCTCCTTGTGCTTCAAAATGATGACTCCTCGGGCTCCTCAAAATCCTCCAAAGGGAAATATATTATAGGATTCATATGTACCCTATTAGCAGCAGCACTTTGCTCATTGATACTATCTCTAACACAATTTGCAATCAACAAGATTCTGAAAAGGCAAAGAGTTAAGGAGCTTTTCGATTTCTTGATTTACGAATCGCTTGTAGCAAGTTGTATCCTGTTGATCGGCCTTTTCGCTAGTGGAGAGTGGAAGACCCTTACAGCAGAGATGAACAAATTTGCACTAGGCAAGACATCCTATACAATGACTTTGATGTGGATAGCAGTGTGCTGGCAAATTTTCTCCATTGGGATAGTGGGGTTGATTTTGAAGGTCTCTTCACTCTTTGCTAATGTCATCAGTACACTGGGGTTGCCAATTGTACCAATTTTAGCTGTATTCATGTTCAAGGACAAGATGAGCGGAGTAAAGGCAGTAGCGATGTTGCTTGCCATATGGGGATTCATATCCTACATTTATCAGCATTATCTTGATGATTTGGAGTCCAAGTCCAGAAAAAAAGATGTCAGTAGCAATGAGATTTCCCTCATTCAGAACTAA